A stretch of the Corylus avellana chromosome ca6, CavTom2PMs-1.0 genome encodes the following:
- the LOC132185636 gene encoding laccase-15-like translates to MGLKCMSLISGFLALQFLGGLLCMAIGNVLHYDFVLKETNFTRLCSTKSMLTVNGSFPGPKIQVYRGDTVYVNVHNQGLYGVTIHWHGVRQPRNPWSDGPENITQCPIQPGTNFTYEVIFTTEEGTLWWHAHSDWTRATVHGAIIILPPPPATYPFPKPYAEETIVLGEWYKGDVMAIIDDALATGGDPNVSDAFTINGQPGDLYNCSNGTTYHLVAEYGKAYLLRIINAVMNEEQFFAIAQHNLTVVGADGAYTKPITTNYIMITPGQTMDVLVTTNQSRSLYYIASTPYADTTAPFDNTTTTAILQYNGNYTRPSSIPFPPLPAYNDTVAAGNFTTRLRALASKEHPVNVPKTITTRIFIAVSVNQLICPNASCSGPDGNRLSASLNNISFLTPSIAVLQAYYKGLNGVFGGDFPSVPPYLFNFTGDVGNNTLYPSQGTKARFIKYGEAVEIVFQGTNVGAAENHPMHLHGFSFYLVGTGLGNFNNVTDPANFNLIDPPEFNTIGVPKNGWATIRFFADNPGVWYMHCHLERHASWGMDTVIIVTNGPTNATTIRPPPAYMPPCSS, encoded by the exons ATGGGATTAAAATGTATGAGTTTGATCTCAGGGTTTTTAGCCCTTCAGTTTCTGGGTGGGCTCCTTTGCATGGCCATAGGCAACGTCCTTCACTATGATTTTGTT ctaaaagaaacaaattttacaagGCTGTGTAGCACAAAGAGCATGCTGACTGTAAATGGCAGCTTCCCAGGACCAAAAATTCAAGTTTACCGGGGAGACACGGTGTATGTCAATGTCCACAACCAAGGCTTATATGGGGTCACCATTCACTG GCACGGAGTAAGACAGCCGAGGAATCCATGGTCGGACGGCCCTGAAAACATTACCCAATGCCCAATCCAACCGGGAACAAACTTCACATATGAGGTCATATTTACTACAGAAGAAGGAACCCTTTGGTGGCATGCTCACAGTGACTGGACACGTGCCACGGTTCACGGTGCTATTATTATTCTACCTCCTCCGCCAGCAACTTATCCGTTTCCAAAGCCCTATGCAGAAGAAACAATTGTACTTG GGGAATGGTACAAGGGAGATGTGATGGCGATAATCGATGATGCCCTCGCAACCGGTGGTGATCCAAATGTTTCAGATGCCTTCACTATAAACGGACAACCGGGAGACTTGTATAACTGCTCCAACg GGACAACATACCACTTAGTGGCAGAGTATGGGAAGGCGTATCTTCTTCGCATCATAAATGCGGTGATGAACGAAGAACAATTCTTCGCGATTGCGCAACACAATCTGACGGTCGTGGGCGCAGACGGAGCATACACCAAGCCCATCACCACCAACTACATCATGATAACCCCAGGCCAAACAATGGACGTTTTGGTAACCACGAACCAGTCTCGCAGCCTCTACTACATCGCTTCCACTCCTTACGCTGACACCACCGCTCCATTTGACAACACCACCACGACAGCAATCCTCCAGTACAACGGCAACTACACCCGACCCTCATCAATCCCTTTTCCGCCGCTTCCTGCTTATAACGACACAGTCGCTGCCGGAAACTTCACGACCCGGTTGAGGGCCTTAGCAAGTAAAGAACACCCGGTCAATGTCCCAAAAACCATCACCACACGAATCTTCATCGCTGTCTCTGTAAACCAGTTGATCTGCCCTAATGCATCATGTTCCGGGCCTGATGGAAATCGGTTGTCCGCCAGCTTGAACAACATAAGTTTCTTGACCCCATCTATTGCTGTGCTGCAAGCATATTacaa GGGGTTGAATGGGGTTTTCGGTGGTGATTTCCCAAGTGTGCCGCCGTATTTATTCAACTTCACCGGAGATGTGGGAAATAACACGTTATACCCAAGCCAGGGAACAAAAGCGAGGTTCATAAAGTACGGTGAAGCGGTTGAAATTGTGTTCCAAGGGACGAACGTGGGTGCCGCGGAGAATCATCCAATGCATCTGCATGGTTTTAGCTTCTACTTGGTTGGAACCGGTTTGGGTAATTTCAACAATGTGACCGACCCGGCGAATTTTAATTTGATAGATCCACCGGAGTTTAATACCATTGGAGTTCCTAAGAATGGATGGGCTACCATCAGATTTTTCGCTGATAATCCCG gTGTGTGGTATATGCACTGTCATTTGGAAAGGCACGCAAGCTGGGGTATGGACACGGTGATAATAGTGACAAATGGACCTACAAATGCAACCACCATCCGCCCACCACCTGCTTATATGCCTCCATGTTCCAGTTAG
- the LOC132184025 gene encoding laccase-14-like, giving the protein MTSIVLKEAKFTKLCSTKSILTVNGSFPGPTIRVNKGDTAFVTVHNQGKYGVTIHWHGVRQPRNPWSDGPENITQCPIPPKSSFTQEIIFSTEEGTLWWHAHSDWTRATVHGAIIISPAPKTTYPFPKPYAEETIILGEWYNGDVMDIIDEALATGGDPNVSDAFTINGQPGDLYSCSSATTYRLKVDAGKTYLLRIINSIMNEEQFFGIAKHKLTLVATDASYTKQITADYLMISPGQTMDILVTANQSPSRYYIVSTPFADSTAPFDNTTTTAILQYNGNYKPPSSIPFPTLPTYNNKTAAENFTKRLRSLASKAHPVNVPRSITRSIFITVSVNQIYCPNASCAGADGNRLSASLNNISFQTPKIDILLAYYRNLPKVYRSNFPTRPPYYFNFTGDVGNNTIYPSLGTKALIVNYNDAIEIVYQGTNVGAAENHPMHLHGYSFYVVGTGSGNFNEKTDPKSYNLIDPPEVNTVGVPKNGWVTIRFIADNPGVWYMHCHLERHTSWGMNTVLIVKNGRTNATSIRPPPKYMPPCSKS; this is encoded by the exons ATGACTTCGATCGTT CTGAAGGAGGCAAAGTTCACCAAGCTGTGCAGCACGAAGAGCATTTTAACTGTGAATGGCAGTTTTCCGGGGCCAACCATTCGAGTTAACAAAGGGGATACTGCTTTTGTTACTGTACATAATCAAGGGAAATATGGCGTCACTATCCACTG GCATGGGGTGAGGCAGCCAAGGAATCCATGGTCAGATGGACCTGAAAACATCACACAGTGCCCCATTCCACCCAAGTCAAGCTTCACTCAAGAGATCATTTTTTCCACAGAAGAAGGAACTCTTTGGTGGCATGCCCATAGTGATTGGACACGTGCCACAGTCCATGGTGCCATTATTATTTCTCCAGCTCCCAAGACCACTTATCCATTTCCTAAGCCTTATGCTGAAGAGACAATTATTCTTG GGGAATGGTATAACGGAGATGTGATGGACATAATTGATGAAGCCCTTGCAACTGGTGGCGACCCAAACGTTTCAGATGCTTTCACAATTAACGGCCAACCAGGAGATCTGTACAGTTGTTCCAGTG CAACTACATACCGTCTGAAGGTTGACGCCGGCAAGACTTATCTTCTCCGGATAATAAATTCCATAATGAACGAAGAACAATTCTTTGGAATTGCAAAGCACAAGCTCACACTGGTAGCAACCGATGCTTCATACACCAAACAAATAACCGCAGATTACCTCATGATAAGCCCGGGGCAAACAATGGATATTTTGGTGACAGCAAACCAGTCTCCCAGCCGCTATTACATTGTTTCAACTCCTTTTGCCGACTCCACTGCTCCCTTTGACAACACCACCACAACGGCCATTCTGCAGTACAATGGCAATTATAAACCCCCATCATCTATTCCCTTCCCAACGCTTCCTACTTACAATAACAAAACTGCTGCAGAAAACTTTACAAAGCGCTTGAGGAGCTTAGCAAGCAAAGCTCACCCTGTCAATGTGCCGCGAAGTATCACCAGAAGTATCTTTATTACTGTTTCTGTAAATCAGATTTACTGCCCCAATGCATCATGTGCAGGCGCGGATGGTAACAGGCTATCAGCAAGCTTGAATAATATAAGTTTTCAGACCCCAAAAATTGATATACTCCTAGCGTATTACAG AAACCTGCCCAAGGTTTACCGCAGCAATTTCCCGACGCGGCCGCCTTATTATTTCAACTTTACGGGAGATGTGGGTAACAATACAATTTATCCAAGCTTAGGGACGAAGGCCTTGATAGTAAATTACAATGATGCTATTGAGATAGTGTATCAAGGGACTAATGTTGGGGCAGCAGAGAATCATCCTATGCATCTCCATGGTTATAGCTTCTATGTGGTCGGGACAGGCTCTGGGAATTTCAATGAAAAGACTGATCCCAAGTCTTATAATCTCATTGATCCACCGGAAGTTAATACAGTTGGAGTTCCTAAGAATGGATGGGTTACAATCAGATTCATCGCTGATAATCCCG GTGTCTGGtatatgcattgtcatttggAAAGGCACACTAGCTGGGGTATGAATACTGTGCTGATAGTGAAGAATGGACGCACCAACGCAACAAGCATCCGCCCACCTCCTAAATATATGCCTCCTTGTTCCAAGTCCTAG